The following proteins come from a genomic window of Aptenodytes patagonicus chromosome W, bAptPat1.pri.cur, whole genome shotgun sequence:
- the LOC143171862 gene encoding zinc finger and BTB domain-containing protein 5-like, protein MDFPGHFEQVFQQLNYQRLHGQLCDCVIVVGNRHFKAHRSVLAACSTHFRALFTVAEGDQTMNMIQLDSEVVTAEAFAALIDMMYTSTLMLGESNVMDVLLAASHLHLNSVVKACKHYLTTRTLPMSPPNDRVQEQNARIQRSFMLQQLGLSIVSSALNSTQSTEEQLNTMSSSMRSNIEQRATFPIRRLHKRKQSSDDRARQRIRPTVDESISDVTPENGQSVVHSREDFFSPDSLKNVDNSKADAVIDKQEDNTIMFDQSFGAQEDAQVPSQSDNSGGNISQISISSQVIQVETSFDQEATSEKNNFPCKNPEVSLNEKEHTGVVVKSEPLSSPEPQDEVSDVTSQAEGSESVEVEGGVVSAEKIELSPESSDRSFSDPQSSTDRVGDIHIMEVSNNLEHKSTFSISNFLNKSRGGNFGASQNSNDNIPNTTRDCRMDGDASYLLSPESGPASSHSSVTVCHIENPFSESADSHFVRPMQDAMALPCVQTSGYRAAEQFGMDFPRSGLGLHSSSRTVMGSVRGGASSFPGYRRIAPKMPVVTSVRSSQLQDNTSSSQLLINGTTFENGHPSQPGPPQLTRASADVLSKCKKALSEHNVLVVEGARKYACKICCKTFLTLTDCKKHIRVHTGEKPYACLKCGKRFSQSSHLYKHSKTTCLRWQSSNLPSTLL, encoded by the coding sequence atgGATTTTCCAGGACACTTCGAGCAAGTCTTTCAGCAGCTAAACTACCAGAGGCTTCATGGCCAACTTTGTGACTGTGTCATCGTGGTGGGAAACAGACATTTCAAAGCCCATCGCTCTGTTCTGGCAGCGTGTAGCACACACTTCCGAGCTCTCTTTACTGTAGCAGAGGGTGATCAAACTATGAACATGATTCAGCTGGACAGTGAAGTGGTGACAGCAGAAGCTTTTGCTGCCCTGATTGATATGATGTACACTTCTACACTAATGCTTGGGGAGAGCAATGTAATGGATGTCTTGCTGGCTGCTTCTCACCTACATTTGAACTCTGTTGTTAAAGCATGTAAACACTACCTTACTACCAGGACACTACCAATGTCTCCACCTAATGATAGAGTTCAGGAGCAAAATGCACGCATCCAAAGATCTTTCATGCTTCAGCAGCTTGGGCTGAGCATTGTGAGCTCTGCGTTAAATTCCACTCAGAGCACAGAGGAACAACTAAATACCATGAGCTCATCGATGAGAAGTAACATAGAACAACGTGCTACCTTTCCTATCCGGCGTCTCCACAAGCGTAAACAGTCTTCTGATGATCGGGCCAGACAGCGAATCAGACCTACCGTAGATGAGTCCATTTCAGATGTTACTCCAGAGAACGGGCAGTCAGTAGTTCATTCacgagaagattttttttcaccagaTTCACTGAAGAATGTGGACAATTCTAAGGCTGATGCTGTTATTGATAAACAAGAGGATAATACTATTATGTTTGATCAGTCTTTTGGTGCTCAAGAAGATGCTCAAGTGCCCAGCCAGTCAGACAACAGTGGAGGAAACATTTCACAGATATCCATCTCATCTCAGGTaatccaagtggaaaccagtttTGATCAGGAAgctacttctgaaaaaaacaacttccCATGCAAAAATCCAGAGGTCAGTCTAAATGAAAAAGAACACACAGGGGTGGTGGTTAAATCTGAGCCTTTGAGTTCCCCAGAACCTCAAGATGAAGTGAGCGATGTCACTTCTCAAGCAGAAGGCAGTGAGTCTGTTGAAGTGGAAGGAGGAGTGGTGAGCGCAGAGAAGATAGAACTGAGTCCTGAAAGCAGTGATCGTAGCTTTTCTGACCCACAGTCTAGTACTGATAGGGTGGGAGACATCCATATTATGGAAGTGTCAAATAACCTGGAACATAAGTCCACTTTCAGTATCTCAAATTTTCTGAATAAAAGCAGAGGTGGTAACTTTGGTGCAAGTCAAAATAGCAATGATAACATTCCGAATACAACAAGGGACTGCAGAATGGATGGTGATGCCTCTTACCTATTGAGTCCAGAGTCTGGGCCTGCTAGTAGTCATTCCTCCGTTACAGTTTGTCATATAGAGAATCCATTCAGTGAGTCTGCAGACTCTCATTTTGTTAGACCAATGCAGGATGCAATGGCTCTTCCATGTGTACAGACTTCCGGGTACAGGGCTGCAGAACAATTTGGTATGGATTTTCCAAGGTCAGGCTTGGGCCTGCACTCTTCATCAAGGACAGTGATGGGATCTGTAAGAGGTGGAGCTAGTAGCTTTCCTGGCTATCGTCGCATAGCCCCCAAAATGCCTGTTGTGACCTCTGTCAGGAGCTCCCAGCTACAAGATAACACTTCCAGTTCCCAGCTGTTAATCAATGGGACCACTTTTGAAAATGGACATCCTTCACAACCTGGTCCACCACAGTTGACAAGGGCATCTGCAGATGTTCTTTCAAAATGTAAGAAGGCCTTATCTGAACATAATGTCTTGGTTGTTGAAGGTGCTCGTAAATATGCCTGTAAGATCTGCTGCAAGACTTTTTTGACCCTAACAGACTGTAAGAAGCACATTCGTGTGCATACAGGAGAAAAGCCTTATGCCTGTTTAAAGTGTGGCAAACGGTTCAGCCAGTCCAGCCATCTATATAAACATTCCAAAACAACCTGTCTGAGGTGGCAGAGCAGCAATCTACCTAGCACTTTGCTTTAA